In Quercus lobata isolate SW786 chromosome 12, ValleyOak3.0 Primary Assembly, whole genome shotgun sequence, a genomic segment contains:
- the LOC115972199 gene encoding LOW QUALITY PROTEIN: plastidial pyruvate kinase 2-like (The sequence of the model RefSeq protein was modified relative to this genomic sequence to represent the inferred CDS: inserted 1 base in 1 codon), translated as MSLFMYYWLSSGPEVRSGDLPQPIMLTSGQEFTFTIRRGGGSADCVSVNYDDFVNDVEENDMLLVDGGMMSLMVKSKTEDSVKCVVVDGGELKSRHHLNVRGKSATLPSIIVKDWDDIRFGEDNKVDFYAVSFVKDAQVVHELKNYLQSCGADIHVIVKIGSADSIPNLHSIITASDGAMVAREDLGAELPIEEVPLLQEEIIKICRSMGKAVIVATNMLESMIVHPTTTRAEVSDIAIVVREGADAVMLPGETAHGKFPLKAVKVMHTVALRTEATISGGEMPANLGQAFKNHMSEMFSYHATMMSNTLGTSIVVFTRTGFRATLLSHYRPSGTIFAFTNEKTIQQRLAVYQGVCPIYXQFSEDAEETFSNALALLRKQGMVKEGEEVALLQSGRQPIWRFQSTHNIQVRKA; from the exons ATGTCTTTGTTTATGTATTATTGGTTGTCATCAGGCCCTGAAGTTAGGAGTGGGGACCTGCCCCAACCAATCATGTTGACAAGTGGGCAAGAATTCACTTTTACGATTAGGAGAGGGGGTGGCTCAGCGGATTGTGTCAGCGTGAACTATGATGATTTTGTTAACGATGTAGAAGAGAATGACATGCTTCTTGTTGATG GTGGTATGATGTCGTTGATGGTGAAATCCAAGACAGAAGATTCAGTGAAATGTGTAGTCGTTGATGGAGGAGAGCTCAAGTCTAGGCATCACTTAAATGTTCGAGGAAAGAGTGCAACACTACCTTCCATCATTG TGAAGGATTGGGATGATATCAGATTCGGAGAGGACAACAAAGTTGATTTTTATGCCGTCTCCTTTGTTAAAGATGCACAAGTAGTTCATGAATTGAAGAATTATCTGCAAA GCTGTGGTGCAGATATACATGTCATTGTCAAAATTGGAAGTGCAGACTCTATCCCAAATTTGCATTCCATTATCACAGCATCTGATGGG GCAATGGTTGCAAGAGAAGACCTTGGTGCAGAGCTCCCTATTGAGGAGGTTCCACTTCTGCag GAAGAGATAATCAAGATCTGCCGTAGCATGGGGAAGGCTGTTATTGTGGCAACAAATATGCTGGAAAGCATGATTGTACACCCAACAACAACCAGAGCGGAGGTATCAGACATTGCCATTGTTGTCCGAGAGGGTGCTGATGCAGTAATGCTTCCTGGTGAAACTGCTCATGGAAA GTTCCCTTTGAAAGCTGTGAAAGTCATGCACACAGTTGCATTACGGACTGAGGCTACAATATCAGGCGGTGAAATGCCAGCTAATCTTGGTCAAGCTTTCAAG AATCATATGAGCGAAATGTTTTCTTACCATGCAACCATGATGTCTAACACTCTTGGAACCTCAATTGTTGTCTTCACCAGAACTGGTTTCAGGGCTACTCTACTGAGCCACTATCGGCCTTCTGGCACTATTTTTGCTTTTACAAATGA GAAGACTATTCAACAGAGGTTGGCAGTGTATCAAGGAGTCTGTCCTATCT AGCAATTCTCGGAAGATGCTGAAGAGACATTTTCAAATGCCTTAGCTTTATTACGG AAGCAAGGGATGGTGAAGGAAGGAGAAGAGGTAGCACTTCTCCAGAGTGGAAGACAACCCATCTGGCGGTTCCAATCTACCCACAATATCCAGGTTCGGAAAGCGTAG